One part of the Methylobacterium mesophilicum SR1.6/6 genome encodes these proteins:
- a CDS encoding LysR substrate-binding domain-containing protein, which translates to MARADLNDYAYFAEVVAHGGFAAAGRALREPKSKLSRRIAALETRLGVRLIERSSRRFRVTEVGQSFYERCRAMMLEAERAEALVAEAQSEPHGRIRLSCPTGLTEVVSASLRVFLIRYPKVRLQLIATDRAVDLIEERIDVALRVRRDLTSDASLTMRSLGLSRWILVASPQLASRLGADIAGLAAFPTLGTSDDPGEITWRLEREDGTRYAVRHEPRMTCGDFAAVCEAAAAGIGIGFLPDHACAEPIASGRLVHVLPDWRSAPGIVHLVFTTRRGLPPAVRALIDHLAAVFPKL; encoded by the coding sequence ATGGCGCGCGCGGATCTGAACGACTACGCCTACTTCGCCGAGGTCGTGGCCCATGGCGGCTTCGCCGCGGCCGGACGCGCCCTGCGCGAGCCGAAATCGAAGCTCAGCCGCCGGATTGCGGCGCTGGAGACGCGCCTCGGCGTGCGACTGATCGAGCGATCGAGCCGGCGGTTCCGCGTGACCGAGGTTGGCCAGAGCTTCTACGAGCGCTGCCGGGCCATGATGCTGGAGGCCGAGCGCGCCGAAGCGCTCGTCGCCGAGGCGCAGTCCGAACCGCACGGGCGGATCCGCCTGAGCTGCCCGACGGGGCTGACCGAGGTCGTGTCGGCGAGCCTGCGCGTCTTTCTCATCCGGTACCCGAAGGTCCGGCTGCAGCTCATCGCCACCGACCGGGCGGTCGACCTGATCGAGGAGCGGATCGACGTAGCGCTGCGGGTGCGGCGGGACCTGACCAGCGACGCCTCGCTGACCATGCGCTCGCTCGGGCTCTCGCGATGGATCCTGGTGGCGAGCCCGCAGCTCGCCAGCCGGCTGGGTGCCGACATCGCCGGCCTCGCGGCCTTCCCCACGCTCGGCACGAGCGACGACCCGGGTGAGATCACGTGGCGGCTCGAGCGGGAGGACGGGACGCGATACGCGGTCCGCCACGAGCCGCGCATGACCTGCGGCGACTTCGCGGCTGTCTGCGAAGCGGCCGCGGCAGGGATCGGGATCGGTTTCCTGCCCGACCATGCCTGCGCCGAGCCCATCGCCTCAGGCAGGCTGGTGCATGTCCTCCCGGACTGGCGCAGCGCGCCCGGCATCGTCCATCTCGTGTTCACCACCCGGCGCGGGCTGCCGCCGGCCGTGCGCGCGCTGATCGACCACTTGGCGGCGGTCTTTCCGAAGCTCTGA
- a CDS encoding 2-hydroxyacid dehydrogenase — translation MAEPIALVGCKSPGQEAEYLGILSAAMPEERLIPFRAMGEADRAAARVAVVANPDPAEVAALPGLVWVQSLWAGVEKLVGAFDRPLPIVRLVDREMARTMAEAVLAWTYYLQRDMPAYARQQSARIWKPHPYRKPADTTVGLLGLGALGTAAADRLLGAGFTVVGWSRSPKAVPGIESFHGSTGLPEMLGRCDILVCLIPLTPETRGLVDAGCLSALKPGAALINFARGPIVVAGDLCAALDSGHLSHAVLDVFDQEPLPADSPLWSHPGITVLPHVSGPTDMESAAATVAANLRDYRRTGQPPQGVDAARGY, via the coding sequence ATGGCAGAGCCAATCGCCCTCGTGGGGTGCAAGAGCCCGGGTCAGGAAGCGGAATACCTGGGCATCCTGTCGGCCGCGATGCCCGAGGAACGCCTCATCCCGTTCCGCGCGATGGGCGAAGCGGACCGTGCGGCGGCCCGGGTCGCCGTCGTGGCCAATCCCGATCCGGCCGAGGTCGCGGCGCTGCCGGGTCTCGTCTGGGTCCAGAGCCTGTGGGCCGGCGTCGAGAAGCTCGTCGGCGCCTTCGACCGGCCGCTGCCGATCGTCCGGCTCGTGGACCGGGAGATGGCGCGGACCATGGCCGAGGCGGTGCTCGCCTGGACCTACTACCTGCAGCGCGACATGCCGGCCTATGCGCGCCAACAAAGTGCGCGGATCTGGAAGCCGCACCCCTACCGCAAGCCCGCGGACACGACGGTCGGCCTGCTCGGCCTGGGCGCGCTGGGGACAGCGGCGGCGGACCGGCTCCTCGGCGCCGGGTTCACCGTGGTCGGCTGGAGCCGCTCGCCGAAGGCCGTGCCCGGCATCGAGTCGTTCCACGGTTCAACCGGCCTTCCGGAGATGCTCGGCCGCTGCGACATCCTCGTCTGCCTGATCCCGCTGACGCCGGAGACGCGGGGCCTCGTCGACGCCGGGTGCCTGTCGGCGCTGAAGCCCGGCGCGGCGCTGATCAACTTCGCCCGTGGGCCGATCGTGGTGGCTGGGGATCTCTGTGCGGCCCTCGATTCCGGGCACCTCTCCCACGCCGTCCTCGACGTGTTCGATCAGGAGCCGCTGCCGGCGGACTCGCCGCTGTGGTCCCATCCCGGCATCACGGTGCTGCCGCACGTCTCGGGCCCGACCGACATGGAGTCGGCCGCCGCCACGGTGGCGGCGAACCTGCGGGACTACCGCCGGACCGGACAGCCACCACAGGGCGTCGACGCCGCGCGCGGGTATTGA
- a CDS encoding MFS transporter, with protein MASKVEGGSGTPERAEIGRVIDTDISARLDRLPWGRFHVLVIVALGITWVLDGLEVTLAGSLVGALRQPPMSFSEFDVGLAASCYLVGAVTGAIGFGWLTDRIGRKKLFFITLALYLVATAATGLSWNIWSFCLFRFFTGAGIGGEYTAINSTIQELVPARVRGWTNLVINGSFWIGAALGSFMSIVLLKPEVIDPAWGWRVAFFTGGAIGLVILLLRTWIPESPRWLATHGYAAEADRVVTGIEKRFTDEGVTLPPVDESKRMKVRTRDHTPLSEVFKALFVTSRKETMVGLALMIAQAFFYNALFFTYALVLERFYDVPGNHVGWYLLPFALGSFLGPLLLGRLFDTIGRRTMIAFTYGISALLLAGVGLLFRLDVLGAVGQTGAWMVVFFFASAAASSAYLTVSETFPLEIRALAIAAFYAVGTGIGGVSGPLLFGTLVETGSRDWVLFGYGLGAVLMLVAAVVGGIWGTAAEGKSLEEVSKPLAAA; from the coding sequence ATGGCGAGCAAGGTCGAGGGAGGCTCCGGGACCCCGGAGCGGGCGGAAATCGGCCGTGTGATCGACACCGACATCTCCGCCCGCCTCGACCGCCTCCCCTGGGGCCGCTTCCACGTCCTCGTCATCGTCGCGCTCGGCATCACCTGGGTGCTGGACGGGCTCGAAGTGACGCTCGCCGGTTCCCTCGTGGGCGCCCTGCGCCAGCCGCCGATGTCCTTCTCGGAGTTCGACGTCGGGCTCGCCGCCTCCTGCTATCTGGTGGGCGCCGTCACCGGCGCGATCGGCTTCGGCTGGCTCACCGACCGGATCGGCCGCAAGAAGCTGTTCTTCATCACGCTGGCCCTCTACCTGGTCGCCACGGCAGCCACCGGTCTGTCCTGGAACATCTGGAGCTTCTGTCTCTTCCGCTTCTTCACGGGCGCGGGGATCGGCGGCGAGTACACGGCCATCAACTCGACCATCCAGGAGCTGGTCCCGGCGCGGGTCCGCGGCTGGACCAACCTCGTCATCAACGGGTCGTTCTGGATCGGCGCGGCGCTCGGCTCGTTCATGTCGATCGTTCTGCTGAAGCCCGAAGTGATCGACCCGGCCTGGGGCTGGCGCGTCGCCTTCTTCACGGGCGGCGCGATCGGCCTCGTGATCCTGCTGCTGCGCACCTGGATTCCCGAGAGCCCGCGCTGGCTCGCCACCCACGGCTACGCCGCGGAGGCCGATCGGGTCGTCACCGGCATCGAGAAGCGCTTCACCGACGAGGGCGTCACCCTGCCTCCGGTGGACGAGAGTAAGCGCATGAAGGTCCGCACCCGCGACCACACCCCGCTGTCGGAGGTGTTCAAGGCGCTGTTCGTCACGAGCCGCAAGGAGACGATGGTCGGCCTTGCGCTGATGATCGCGCAGGCCTTCTTCTACAACGCGCTGTTCTTCACCTACGCGCTGGTGCTGGAACGCTTCTACGACGTGCCCGGCAACCATGTCGGCTGGTACCTGCTGCCCTTCGCGCTGGGATCCTTCCTCGGCCCGCTTCTCCTCGGGCGGCTGTTCGACACGATCGGCCGGCGCACCATGATCGCCTTCACGTACGGCATCTCGGCGCTGCTGCTCGCCGGCGTCGGCCTGCTGTTCCGACTCGACGTGCTCGGGGCGGTCGGCCAGACGGGAGCCTGGATGGTGGTGTTCTTCTTCGCCTCGGCGGCGGCGAGTTCGGCCTATCTCACGGTCTCCGAGACCTTCCCGCTCGAGATCCGGGCGCTGGCGATCGCGGCCTTCTACGCGGTGGGTACGGGCATCGGCGGCGTGTCGGGCCCGCTCCTGTTCGGGACCCTGGTGGAGACCGGATCGCGCGACTGGGTGCTGTTCGGCTACGGGCTCGGCGCCGTGCTCATGCTGGTCGCCGCGGTCGTCGGCGGGATCTGGGGGACGGCCGCCGAAGGCAAGTCGCTGGAGGAGGTGTCGAAGCCGCTGGCCGCGGCGTGA
- a CDS encoding type II toxin-antitoxin system VapC family toxin, protein MSHLLDTHILLWAAAGSDRLPGAARALIQEPMNTLVFSAASLWEIAIKSGLGRADFRVDVRLLRDGLLSHGYVELAVTGVHAATVATLPAIHRDPFDRLLIAQAMVEGLELVTADSIVARYGATIRLV, encoded by the coding sequence GTGAGCCATCTGCTCGACACCCATATCCTGCTCTGGGCTGCCGCGGGATCGGATCGCCTCCCCGGTGCCGCCCGCGCCCTGATCCAGGAACCCATGAACACGCTGGTGTTCAGTGCAGCCAGTCTCTGGGAAATCGCGATCAAGAGCGGATTGGGGCGAGCTGACTTCCGGGTCGATGTCCGTCTCCTGCGCGATGGTTTATTGAGCCACGGATATGTCGAGCTGGCTGTGACAGGAGTTCACGCGGCCACCGTCGCGACCCTTCCTGCGATCCACCGGGACCCGTTCGACCGTCTCCTCATCGCCCAGGCCATGGTGGAGGGGCTCGAGCTCGTGACGGCCGACAGCATCGTCGCACGGTACGGCGCGACGATTCGGCTCGTCTGA
- a CDS encoding type II toxin-antitoxin system Phd/YefM family antitoxin — MRTITLDEAETDLSRLVDQAASGDAFIIARDGKPLVRVVPFEGPHAPGKQRIGFLADRVRVPDDFDEMGRSGIEALFEGR, encoded by the coding sequence ATGCGCACGATCACTCTGGACGAGGCGGAGACCGACCTGTCCCGGCTCGTCGATCAGGCCGCCTCGGGCGACGCGTTCATCATCGCCCGGGATGGCAAGCCTTTGGTCCGGGTCGTCCCGTTCGAGGGGCCGCACGCCCCCGGAAAGCAGCGGATCGGCTTCCTGGCAGACCGCGTGCGCGTTCCGGACGACTTCGACGAGATGGGCCGTTCCGGGATCGAAGCGCTGTTCGAGGGCCGGTGA
- a CDS encoding glucokinase — MFEFPVLVGDIGGTNARFGLIEKSGDQPRLLSHEATADHADPSSAIKASLAKSEDRSPAPRSAILAIAGRVDGPEIQLTNAHWKIAGQRIAEDFGLASAVVVNDYVPVAAGAADIEPHDLSPVGPCPPVPGGARVVLGPGTGFGAAALVPYSAHLAIVSTEAGHTDFGPADAFEEKVWHALERVEDRITVEAVLSGPGLSRLHAAVAHVRTGRPHEKIDPAAVTEAGLNASDPHAAETLELFGRLLGRVCGDLALTFLATSGVYIGGGIAPRILKVLQESGFRDAFERKAPFADMMRKIPTSVITVHDPAFRGLAALANQGAKFVYHGQVWRKES; from the coding sequence ATGTTCGAATTCCCGGTCCTGGTCGGCGACATCGGCGGCACCAATGCGCGCTTCGGCCTGATCGAGAAGAGCGGCGACCAGCCGCGGCTTCTCTCGCACGAGGCCACGGCCGACCATGCCGACCCGTCGAGCGCCATCAAGGCCTCCCTTGCCAAGAGCGAGGACCGGTCCCCGGCACCGCGTTCGGCGATCCTGGCCATTGCCGGGCGGGTCGACGGGCCTGAGATCCAGCTGACGAACGCCCACTGGAAGATCGCCGGTCAGCGCATCGCCGAGGATTTCGGGCTCGCCTCGGCGGTGGTGGTGAACGATTACGTGCCGGTCGCGGCCGGAGCCGCCGACATCGAGCCGCACGACCTCTCGCCGGTGGGGCCGTGTCCGCCGGTGCCGGGCGGCGCCCGGGTTGTGCTCGGGCCGGGGACGGGCTTCGGCGCGGCGGCGCTGGTGCCCTATTCCGCGCATCTCGCGATCGTGTCCACGGAGGCCGGGCACACCGATTTCGGGCCGGCCGACGCGTTCGAGGAGAAGGTCTGGCACGCGCTGGAGCGGGTCGAGGATCGGATCACCGTGGAGGCGGTGCTGTCCGGGCCGGGGCTGTCGCGGCTGCACGCGGCGGTGGCGCATGTCCGCACCGGGAGGCCGCACGAGAAGATCGATCCGGCGGCGGTGACGGAGGCCGGGCTCAACGCCTCCGATCCCCATGCCGCCGAGACGCTGGAGCTGTTCGGCCGCCTGCTCGGCCGCGTCTGCGGCGACCTCGCCCTGACCTTTCTGGCCACGAGCGGCGTCTACATCGGCGGCGGCATCGCGCCCCGGATCCTCAAGGTCCTGCAGGAGAGCGGGTTTCGCGACGCCTTCGAGCGCAAGGCCCCCTTCGCCGACATGATGCGCAAGATCCCGACGAGCGTCATCACCGTCCACGATCCCGCCTTCCGGGGCCTCGCGGCCCTGGCGAACCAGGGCGCGAAGTTCGTCTACCACGGGCAGGTGTGGCGGAAGGAGAGCTGA
- the otsB gene encoding trehalose-phosphatase: MDIALFLDFDGTLAEIAPRPDAVQVEPGLVETLERLRGRLDGALAIVTGRPVSVIDGFLAPARLDAAGLHGVERRIAGAISGGRAEDHPDLRRQVERLHAESAALANVLIEDKGASVAVHWRLASPDDAGRAEALVKAAAETLGGAYRLQLGKAVGEIVPAQATKAHAIRAFMEQAPYAGRIPVFLGDDRTDEIAFASVTEDGGVAVRVGDGETAASRRLPDPAAVRALLRAWAEGGAIDPEALPPA; this comes from the coding sequence ATGGACATCGCCCTCTTCCTCGACTTCGACGGCACCCTCGCCGAGATCGCGCCGCGGCCGGACGCCGTGCAGGTTGAGCCCGGGCTCGTGGAAACCTTGGAGCGGCTCCGCGGCCGCCTCGACGGCGCGCTGGCGATCGTGACGGGCCGGCCCGTCTCGGTGATCGACGGTTTCCTGGCGCCGGCCCGCCTCGATGCGGCGGGCCTCCACGGCGTCGAGCGTCGGATCGCCGGCGCGATCAGCGGCGGACGGGCAGAGGATCACCCGGATCTGCGGCGACAGGTGGAGCGCCTCCACGCGGAGAGCGCCGCGCTGGCGAACGTGCTGATCGAGGACAAGGGCGCCTCGGTGGCGGTCCACTGGCGGCTCGCGAGCCCGGACGATGCCGGTCGGGCCGAGGCGCTGGTGAAGGCGGCGGCCGAGACCCTCGGAGGAGCGTACCGCCTGCAGCTCGGCAAGGCGGTCGGCGAGATCGTTCCGGCGCAGGCCACCAAGGCCCACGCCATCCGGGCCTTCATGGAGCAGGCCCCCTATGCCGGACGGATCCCCGTCTTCCTCGGGGACGACCGGACCGACGAGATCGCCTTCGCGTCGGTGACGGAGGATGGCGGCGTCGCCGTCCGCGTGGGCGACGGCGAGACCGCCGCGAGCCGGCGCCTGCCCGACCCGGCCGCCGTCCGCGCGCTGCTGCGCGCCTGGGCCGAGGGCGGCGCCATCGATCCCGAGGCGCTGCCGCCAGCCTGA
- a CDS encoding DUF427 domain-containing protein — protein sequence MTWTATRPDPDPAGPGEESVWAYPRPPRLEPVTVRLRVMLGGVIAETEAGFRVLETSHPPTYYLPPDAVAAGALASPRRGGVCEWKGQAVLFDVQGGDRRAPGAAWTYPDPTPAFRDLAGYIAFYAGPMDACFVGEARVTPQPGSFYGGWITPGIVGPFKGGPGTMGW from the coding sequence ATGACGTGGACGGCGACACGGCCCGATCCGGATCCGGCCGGGCCCGGCGAGGAGAGCGTCTGGGCCTATCCGCGCCCGCCGCGCCTGGAGCCGGTGACGGTGCGGCTGCGCGTGATGCTCGGCGGCGTCATCGCCGAGACGGAAGCCGGCTTCCGCGTCCTCGAGACCTCCCATCCGCCGACCTACTATCTCCCGCCGGACGCCGTCGCGGCCGGCGCCCTGGCGAGCCCGCGGCGCGGCGGCGTCTGCGAGTGGAAGGGGCAGGCCGTGCTGTTCGACGTGCAGGGCGGGGACCGCCGCGCACCCGGAGCCGCCTGGACCTACCCCGATCCGACACCGGCATTCCGCGACCTAGCGGGCTACATCGCCTTCTATGCCGGCCCGATGGATGCCTGCTTCGTCGGCGAGGCCCGGGTCACGCCCCAGCCCGGAAGCTTCTACGGCGGCTGGATCACGCCGGGCATCGTCGGTCCGTTCAAGGGCGGTCCGGGCACGATGGGCTGGTAA